The genomic DNA taaaatatggaaaaaatcaAGGAGAGATTGTGATGAAGTTAAAGCctgttttcaatattttttagttttttgtcgtGATTAAAGTTCCTATATGTTGCAGCAAAAGCGTAAACTCAGGATCTACATTTCCAACACGTACACCCCGGGCAAACCAGAAGGCGAGGAGGCGGAGAAGGTTTCCTCCTGGGAGCTGAGGGTGGAGGGCAAACTCTTAGAGGAAGTAAGAAaatggttctggttctggttctggttctggttctcagtgtgtgtctgcagagcGTCTccatctttttttcattttttaatgctGGGAATGTTTGAGCTGCTCTGTGTCCTTGGCTCTGACCACGCTGCCAGATGTGTGTTTACTGCTTTCCAccccacaacacacacacacacacacacacacacacacacacacacacacacacacacactcatgttcTCTTTTGAAACACAGGATTGAAACCACTGGCTGCTGCATACCGTAAGCTTACATGGCTCCCCTCCCATCAATTCCAGCTCCATTCACTGTCATCTGGGGCTACATGgaggaccccccccccctttttttttttttttctttctcttcagtTAATTTTCCTCCTCTGCCTCATTGGTTCAGGCATGCGTAGGAGTTGCTGCATGAAGTCACGAATGAGAGAAGTAGTGGAAGGGTCGTGTCGAGCAAACACACTCAGACgtggggggggcgggggggcggggggggggtggggggcggggggggggttCATGGCAGCTTTTTCTCATCTCCAGTTTTCTGCTTCACCACCCCCAATGTGGTcacagtgaaacaatgcagcTGAAAACTACTCACAGGGCTGCATTTTCATGTTTTCAATGTTCTTCTGTTTCTCAGCCCGGCAAGCAGAAGAGGAAGTTCTCATCGTTCTTCAAAAGCCTGGTGATTGAGCTCGATAAGGAGCTCTACGGACCTGATAATCACTTagtggaggtaaaaaaaaaaaaaaaaacaacaaaagtgtaGATATGTAGTTATTAAATTCTCCTCCATGTCTTTTTAACAAATTCATGTTTGGAGAAAATGTGTAGCACAAAATGTGTAACATGATACAAATGCACAAACGCATACTTTCCTAGATTGACTCTCAATTGTAACATGGGGCCTAAAAGAGGGTAAAACAATAGTTTATTCCTGATTTATGATATAACCTCCTACGGTTTGGCTTGTAAACGGCAGAATGGTTCAAATATTGAGTCTTGCATGCATTCATTGTGCTTTTACTGCCACTTTTGAAGTATTATTTCTCTATTCCAATGGAAAGTCACATTAAGACTTTGATGAAATGCAGCTGTATGCATGGAATATGCACAAAAGCAGATGTTGATGGACTAGAAGTTCTGCTGTGAGTGTGTCATAgtttcaaaatgaaagaaattaaTCAGGGTAATCTATTGCAGACGTGTCATTATTcgtttttagtttaatttttaaccTTAAGAATGTCTTGTTcttctgttttaaatgtataatctaagatttttatgttttcagtGGCACAGAATGCCCACTACTCAGGAGACGGACGGTTTCCAGGTGAAAAGACCTGGTGATGTGAGTGTTAAATGCACCCTCCTGTTCATGCTCGACCATCAGGTACCTTCCACCTCATCACAAACCGTTCTACACATGGTTCCCTGACCTTACCTTGAagttctgttctgttcttttttttttttaatctctccaGCCTCCCCAGTACAAGCTGGACTCTCGACTGGCTCGTCTCCTGGGtgtgcacacacagacacgggCCAGCATTATGCAAGCCCTCTGGCTGTACATCAAGAACAACAAGCTGCAGGACTGTCACGAGAAGGAGTTCATCAACTGTAACCGCTACTTCAAGCAGGTAGTGTGTCTGTAACACCCATAGTCAGCgatgggctcaattataattgtaatcacacaggtgatatttaatcacaattatggcgtaattgtgATTTTGAaacaatctgttgctgttgtaattggaattgagttcagataattgactttgtaattgtaattgccatgaaaattattaaagttgtcaattataattgaatttgaaACTGGGAAGCCATGTTACAGATCATtatatatgtagttaacaattattaaaatatgttaccaatattttaattgattaggaagccaaacaatgtaaccaatagataggaaagaaattagatgataaatatttatttttagtgtattttacagctgatttaggaccagttatcattagagatgctaacgcaagaggaaggttaacttttattaggttatttatttcaggctcagtaattgtgattcattgagaacattgtagttgtaattggaaaaactgctggtcactgtaattgtaatttaacatggataattgaaaaatgtaattgaccccaaccctgcccatAGTTTTAACATCACatccatgtgtgtttgttttccctGAAATGTGTTTCAGATCTTTGGATGTATGCGAATGAGATTTTCTGAGATCCCGATGAAGCTGGCCGGTCTGCTTCAGCATCCTGATCCTATCATCATCAATCACAGCATTAGGTGTGTAACAACGTATTCTATCATCCTCTGTGTGCTGCTCTGCTATCATCACACATtttgcatttgcattttttttttggtttttatgtgagctgttcttttttttccggGCTTTgactttcaaacttataaaCTAATACAGATGTTTTAGTCACAGTCACTCTCCTTCCTCATCACTCCAGCATCTGCCGTtcactaatgtgtgtgtgtcctctaaGCAGTGTGGACCCCACAGATCAGAAGAAGACTGCGTGCTATGACATTGATGTGGAGGTGGACGACCCTCTGAAAGGTCAAATGAACAGCTTTCTGTCGTCTACGACCAATCAACAGGAAATCGCCGCGCTCGAGATGAAGGCGAGGCCTCGTTTTAgggaacagcagcagcagcagcagagaaaaaaaggctgtttgttgatcatttggtgtgtgtgtttgtgtttttcagattcatGAAACCATCGAGTACATAAACCAGCTGAAGACGGAGAGAGACTTTATGCTGAGCTTCAGCAACAAGCCACAGGACTTCATTCAGGAGTGGCTGAAGTCTCAGAGTAGAGATCTTAAGGTAGCAGTCGACCCTGTGTCTGGCTTCCTAACTTTATCTATACAAAGTATTTACCCAACACACATTATGTCATGTTATGAATTGGAATCACATTTAAATCCAAAGTGTTTTTCATACATTGGGGGAAAATGATCTGAAAATATTGCTTAGTACGGTGTTTTTGATCTTGTTGgcttgcctgaaatgtctatttttgtcttaaacaactatacctttactttctcaaatataaatccagtCTAGTCTAATTTAAGTCATTTATTTCCTGGCGTTATTGAAGTATTTctggttcaaataaaatgcagaataaaacgTTCTGAGCTGGCTCATCTTGTTATGGTACTTTGAGCACtaaatcctggctactctgtgtttgtaactcaatataaataacataatcaaaaactaattttgtagggaaaaatatatatatctaataaaGTGGCACATTAATGCCCACGTAAAGCTGTCATTCTCAGTCGAAGCAGTATTTATTTGTCTATTTAGTACGTTATTTATGAAGCTTTTTCAGCTCTCATGTTGATTGAGGACTTTTTGGTGTCGCTAGCTGATGACGGATGTAACAGGAAACccagaggaggagaggaggactGAATTCTACCAGGAGCCCTGGGTCCCCGAGGCAGTGGGAAGATACATTTACTCAAAAGTAAGAACATGCAGAGAACACGGCacaggttttattttattttttacagtttccCACACCCTCAATGACTCTGTCGACTTTTCTTTCTCTAAGCTGCAGCAAAGACGCCAAGAGCTGGAGCAGGTGTTGGGGATTCGCCTCACCTGAACACTGGAGAGACCAGTGACGTAGATTCAGTGAGACCTGGAATCAGCCTGGAAAGAAGTTAAACTAAGTTCTTAgtttgaatgtttgttttcaaagcCATTTTCTCTCTGTTTGTGGGACCAAAGCCTCTTAGACATTACGCTTGCTTAAGTTTACATTGTCTAGCTTTTTCATTTTGCAGTTTGTTTCAGTAATGGTAcacacatgtttaaaaaacaagtatttactgGTGATGTTGAACCTTTACTATGGTATTGTGAAAGGGtgccttttaattgtattttgttaAGCCATAGCCGGGAGCCCATTGGTAAGTTTAGCATTCAATTCCttctttttgtggatttttactggaaaacaaaaaaactctacTCTGGGAATTGAAATTGCATTATTGCATCCTCTTCCAGCAATTTTGTTAAGCAGCTTTTATTTTCTTGctaagtgtttacatgatgTTTTCCTATTGTTTTAATAATGATTGAGAATTGGTTTTCTAACCTGAAAAGGATTCTGTGGGGAAGATGCAAACTTTCTTTGAAGCGTTTCATCCGAAAGTTATGGAAGCATCAGTGATGCTGCGTTAACGAAACAAAAGTGCCAAGCTGTTGAAATGTTCATTGAaattctgttttgtttatttttctggaaACGTTGGTTCACAGATATGGCAGTGCCAAAAGGGGCTCTGAAAAACATTTCTGaacaaatgtttagttttgtgcTGCCTTTTTCTAACAATGTTTGCATATTGTATGTCAATCAAAAGCTTTTATCTTTTTACACTTTGggtattttttgtaataaatataCTATACTCAAAATTATGTTGTTTAACTATTTAGTTTCCACCCATTTTTAGTTTtcccttgtcttttttttgggtactttttgttcttttcatacCTCAGCTCTGGAATCCCACCATGGTAGTGCATGTCGGGGCTGGATACAGCACTCTGGCGCTCGTGAGAACAGGCTTTTCAGCAGGTATATCTGGTCTAACACTGCACAGTTCAGACATGTAGGCCACACCCCAAACTATGACAGGTCAGCACCTCACGCTCACAGAGCTGTGCTTCAGCTTGTCCTGATTTACTACGACTCAGCCTAAAGACGCCTCCAGGTGTAGACcctaaaataattacatttaattaaagaaaacgTTGCTTAGTGGAGAAAGAACAAAGTCCTGTTACTTGCTGAACCATCAGAATCCGAAAGGTTTTATTTgacaagtacagtttaaaaactgtACAAGGATGTTTAACTTGGTGCTTGGTtcgaagaacaaaaaaaacaaatagaaacaataatatcaataaatataaaggatcaCTAATGAAAAATACCTTTATATAttgattagattttattttttaaaaaaagaaatgaaaccatttaattaaaacattgacTATCGGTGACAGCAGCAATCCTGAAATAAGACCATTTATTGGTTAAAATATTAGTAATGAGGAAAACTTTGGAAAAAAgacaataacaaataaactaatTGCGTGGTTTTGGTGAAGCTGGATAATGAGCGTCTGGACAACAATGTGGTGtttgaaatcaaaataatattatttaacaGTATGTTTTGCGTAAATAAAGAGAATCGACGTGGTGTGATCGGTGCCAGTATATTGATCTGCAGGGGGCGGTGTCGCATTCTTGGAAGTAGCGGCCGGAAACAGCGGGCTCTCAGACCGGAAACAGTCGTTTCAAGATGGAGGTGGACGGACTCGACCATgtaagtgtgtttttctgttcatttgcGGTTTTTCCTGTCCTTCTCTTGAAAATGACGTTGTTAGCCCCAAACTATGGCATTTTATTAAACTTAATAAAATGCTGTGAAGGCAGTTTAGTTATTGTCTTAATGTCCGGGTGAATTCGTTAACAATGAGTGTGTCAGCCGGTTTGCTGTCTCATTGTAGCTGaatgagctaacatgctaacagtCGGAGACACTGAGCCGCTATTCTTGTAACTGTTTGACATATATCCATTTAGTCTCTAAATGTCATTTTTCAACAGGAACTCGGTAATACTCACAGAGGCTTTTTATTGTGTCGTTAACATAGCAGTTTGATCTTTAGCCATCATCTATAGACAATAAACCGAAGATCTGTTGGACTTTATTCTTGGTCGGAGATGCAGTTGTTCCTACTGAGTTAGCTTTGGGATCTACAATCAATTTTACAATTTGATATAATACAATGATCATTGTGGATGTAGGTTTGGTTGACAAAACTAAAAATGATAAATCCATGACATTAAACAGCCTCTGTGCCGTATTTGTTCTGTCTACTATCATAGGGTTGATTCTcgtgtaaaaacaataaaaaaaaataaaatcacattttaattaaCGGCACTAGAACTAAATTTTAGATTCTGCCCTCTCACAGTCTTTGGATatcatgtgattttaaactTGTGTTAATAGCTGTGGTCCCCTTTTTGTACAGCGTGAATGTAGATATTGTTCATGTAAATCCAATAAACGAATCCAAAACGATTTAGGTATAAttttacctgttttaggtaAGATATTGGTCCCTGTTTCAGGTTTTAATTCTGAGATAGACTAGtcataaatgtaactaattagAAAATGTGGTGTGGATCGTTGACAtaagttttgattttgttgaatttGATTCTTGTCTCTACAGCAGATGGAGATGGGGGACTCTAAAGGAGGCTCAGGACTGCGGCAGTACTACTTGTCTAAGATAGAGGAGTTACAGGTGAGACGTCTACTTACTTACTTCACACTTGCACgaccgctgtcagcactaaacACTTTGTTTTCCAAAAAAGTTGACTGTGAACGACAAGAGCCAGAATCTCCGACGTCTGCAGGCTCAGAGAAATGAGCTCAATGCCAAAGGTATACGGTCCTCATCAATATGTTAAGATCATGGaaaaattgtagtttttttgttgtactgAGAAGTTCCTCTGCGTCTCTCAGTGCGTCTCCTTCGTGAGGAGCTGCAGTTATTACAGGAGCAGGGATCTTATGTGGGAGAAGTGGTCAGGGTTATGGATAAAAAGAAAGTGCTGGTCAAAGTATGTGGTTTACttacttttatttgattttgataCAGACTGCCATGgcatatttattttactttgggTTTTTTCAGGTACATCCAGAAGGGAAATTTGTCGTAGATGTGGACAAAAACATTGACATAAATGACGTGAGTATTAAATCTGTCAAGAGTCGGGTTAAATAAAGTTCtgtcattatttttgccaataacTCATTAAGCTTTCaatgcaaaaatgacacaattcTACTCCATTTCTTAGCACAGTCACATAGTTGAGAACTCATGTTTGTGTCACTTGTGCATAAAGGTGACTCCAAACTGCCGCGTGGCGCTACGTAATGACAGCTACACCCTGCACAAGATCCTCCCCAACAAAGTGGATCCACTGGTGTCCCTCATGATGGTGGAGAAGGTTCCAGACTCCACCTATGAAATGATCGGTGGTCTGGATAAGCAGATCAAGGAGATCAAAGAAGTGATCGAGCTGCCTGTCAAACACCCTGAGCTGTTTGAGGCTTTAGGCATCGCTCAGCCAAAGGTTTGTGGTTTACACATTCTGTATATGAAACAAACTGTACCACGTTGCTTTAGAGCACTGGTTCTCAacccgcaacccccaaaataaagcttCCAGAGACTGGTGACTAGTTTCAACTGGCAAATAAAAGTGACAGTGAACATATGTtacattaggtgaaaaagtaatggaaagggtttaaaagtgcttaaaatgtcTTAgttattgaaatgtgatgtgtggcagaaatgggagtaatgtcacaaaattgcattaaaaggaaaaatgtgtgggtgagttattaaaatatggcaagtttggtgtagttgcagaaaaaaggtaaaaatgggctaaaatttttcaaaaaatattcttagttttttgaaggTATCTGGAGACCCCAAGGtcgagaacccctgctttagagttCTCATTCTAATTGATAAATAGTATGATTTCTGTGGTTCTCATGTTTGTGTGTACAGGGTGTGCTGCTGTACGGGCCTCCAGGTACAGGAAAGACTCTGCTGGCTAGAGCTGTAGCTCACCACACGGACTGCACCTTCATCAGGGTGTCTGGCTCTGAGCTGGTTCAGAAGTTTATTGGAGAAGGTGAGCTCTACCATTTTGTTGACTTTCTAAACTCAAAATCAGTTCCCACAGCTGCACTGTTGTTTCTAAATAATACACCTGTGTTTGGCCCACTCAGGAGCCCGAATGGTGCGTGAGTTGTTTGTCATGGCGAGAGAGCATGCGCCCTCCATCATCTTCATGGATGAAATCGACTCCATTGGCTCATCCCGTCTTGAGGGGGGCTCTGGGGGGGACAGCGAGGTTCAGAGGACCATGCTGGAGCTGCTGAATCAGCTGGACGGCTTTGAAGCCACCAAAAACATTAAGGTATTAGAGACACATCAAACTCTTCTACTAATTTAATAATGACATTATAGATGGACATTGATTTTATCTTTACCAATTCAACAAGTAGTTCACATTATTTTGTCAACTAAATgggtttattttaaaatgtctttttttaaaaccagcATTCAAATTGATCGAtttgtatattaaaaaaaataaagattttgatGAAGTTAGAATGGTTAAACAGCTTATAGTAATCTCTTTAGTTTCTGAGTGTGTTGCCTTTGTCTGTAGGTTATTATGGCCACAAACCGTATTGATATCTTGGACTCGGCCCTGCTTCGTCCAGGCAGGATTGACAGAAAGATTGAGTTCCCGCCTCCCAATGAAGAGGTGGGTGAAACATTATGAAGGGTGACAGTGCACGTGGAGTTTGGTGGTGTCTGAGCACATGTTGTACCCACAGGCTCGTCTGGACATCCTAAAGATTCACTCCAGGAAAATGAACCTGACGCGCGGCATTAACCTGAGGAAGATAGCAGAGCTGATGCCTGGAGCCTCCGGTGCTGAAGTCAAGGTAAGAAGCGGCAGCTAATCATGGACGTGGTGTGAAACACAAACCAGTGTCATGAAATGAtcctaatgtgtgtgtatcagggTGTTTGCACAGAGGCTGGGATGTATGCTCTCAGAGAAAGAAGAGTTCACGTCACCCAGGAGGACTTTGAGATGGCAGTGGCAAAGGTTAGCATATCAGCTTCTCCCCATGCTTATGTAGGTGAAAATGATTAATCAGTGACTATTAACCAGCTGTGTTCTTTGTCCTCCTCAGGTGATGCAGAAAGACAGTGAGAAGAACATGTCTATTAAGAAGTTGTGGAAGTAAAAGGCCTTTGAGTTTTCTGTATGCACCCACTTTAtgtatattttccttttgtttatgATTTGTTATTGTTACACAACCCGTGGTCCTGAATAAATTAGTTTCCTCAAATACTGAATGACACACCcttggttttttttcctcaaccaaatacttttaatttaattatattatgCACTTATAGCAGGAAATCATTATAAAGATACTAGAAAAAAATTTGTTAACATTGTTGGTCCAAACTGGCTCATTTAATTTCTTGCATCATAAGAAATAGGCAATTTatggggaaaaaagaaataaaaacaatgatattGAGGCGCTGTCCTGTTTGAAGAGTTTTATAGCCATGGTGACATGACAATGACATGTATAAAAATGTTTGTCGTACACAAATCTCTTTCAATCAGATTTTACTCTTGTTTTCCAAGCATATATATTAACATGTTGATTATGGCACTTCACATTCTGTGTTTACACCAGTGACTACAGTCTGCTATAGAACCAATGTCTTACCATGCACACCTAATACCTCATGCCTTTCATAGCTGTTATTGATGCATAGTATGTACACAACACTGTCTGAAGGAGTATCACATCGTTGGTGATGAAATGTGCTCCCACTTGACCCAGTGATCACAAACCAGTGATATTAGATGGTTGATAATGTTGCAGCTTGTACCGTGGTCTCCAACATTTCAGAACAGGAAGTCATACAGTGCTGCCTAGCGCCTCACCCACCATGCAGGTACCCACTGTGGCTCCATCAGCACCTTCTCCAGTATGAGCTGGAGCTCAGCCAAGGCACTGAGCAGGTCTTCTTTCACCAGGACGTGGTCCACCCAGTGTCCGTAGCACTCGTCCATCCGCTCTGCAGACAGCTTGATTTCATGTAAGTCATCGTCCTTAAGAGATCAAATGTGGAGTCTATGTTAAGAGTAATGTACGTGCACAGGATGTGGCACATACTAATCAGATAGATAAAAGATCAGCTACTGGTTCAAGTGTTGCCTTTGACTGCATATTTTACCTTAATGTGACTTCAAAATGTTGTATATTGGTAAATGTCATATTGCAAAAACAGTTCAAACAATTTCTATATTTCTTTCAGACATGAATGAGATTCCATGTCTCTTATCAGTGTGTTTCTCTAACTCACCGTTAGCCTTGAGTTCAGCGAGGATAACGAACCAAACTGTTTCCTTTGACAGTCAAAGATGCGAGGTCGGATAAATATGACGTATGGTTTGAACTCGGCAGTGCGTAAAGTCTTGAGTGCCTGCGTGTGATAACGATGCTCATTTAGTGCATGTAGGAGGAATACCTATGTCAAATTAGTGGTAAGATGTGAGTGAGTCCATTAAAAGGTTATAGCATTGggttcattttaaaatacagtGTATTTAAGTTGTATAAATGAAATGAGAGCTAAACGCTAATGCTGAGGGACAAAATAAACTGTCTTAGTTCTTTAAATCCAGAGATTACAGGATTCCAGTTATACTTTAACAAAAACTATACTTTTTCACCTGACTAAAAATAAGTGTTTAGGACATAGTGATCGAAGTttgactaaataaaataatgtcaaattagaggcatttttttttaggtgggGCAAGTTAGTGTCATTCATGTTGACCAGTGAAAAGATAAATAGCATATTGATGTCTTTACTAAAATAATCTTGAATTCAGTCAGAATAAATCTAGGTCAGTATGTATTGATGAAATCAGGAAGTGAAGAGCTCTGACTGTTTGTATTAAACACTGACCTCTGGTTGCACATCCACCAGGCACACCTTGTTTTGATTCAGAATCCTTTGAATGGACTCCAAACTGGTTCCATACAGATTCTCTTTGTACTCGCCAAATTCAATAAACCTGCAGACACACAGTTAAACACAGATAGTGAGGGAGAACCAAAGATTCTCCAGCTTTAGGATCCATCAGGTACTCACTTGCCGCTCTGGATGTCGGCCTCAAACGCTGCTTTGCTGATGAAGTAATATTCCACTCCTTCTCTCTCATGAGGCTTCCTGGCTCGCGTGGTGTCTGCAGGAATACATGGAGGCATTAGAAACTGGCTGAGTGCTTATTATTACAATCAAAAACAACGTTAGTATAGTTAAACGTTAGAACGCTTACGGGGAACAGCCAATCCGTACAGACGAGGATTCTCAGCGATCACCTTCTGTTTCAGTTCAGAGATGCGAGCTCCAAGTGAACCTGAGATCAATCACATTGACTTATATAATACATAATATGCTCATGCTGCTTCCTCTATTCATCTACACACCTATTAGTACGATGAGTCTGGGTCTTTCACCATGTCGGGGTAAATACTGTGTGACTTCTTCATAAATCCGGAATTCGGTGTGATTGCTGGTTTCTCCAGGTGAACCCTGATGATCTTTCTTGGGGTGTAGACTTCTACGTAGACTAGCTGTGGTCAAACACGCCACAATGAACGTTAGCAACATGATATGCAATAAAACAAGTGCCCATTCCTTAAAGTGTGACAAAAGCAACTCCCCTAAAGAAACATTGTAACACATCCTTTGACAGTAATCAGGAAATactatcagtccctgcagaatcTTCACTTAAATTGTCCTGATTTGGTGCAATAATTTCAAGAAAATTTgcctttaattttgaaaaaattgaaagcaaatattgtggattttaatttgatttttgtatttggaggggccgAGATACCAacaactgaattaattggtaatttagaaaatgtttcatgttttacttcatttttactcGAGCAGGCCAAATTTGATACTTCGTTGATTtaaacaggcttatctcaacgaacactttcactcctcctacatcactacatatcCTGTCTTTGTCACCGTCTCCTCTGGCTCCAACCCTCCTCCTTCTCAGTGGTTGGCAGTAGGAGGCGTGCCATACTGTGGCTGACCTGtgaactacccatcctaaagaTCCATTCcctgtgctaacgtgctgttgtattgaattgtatgttgtgtttgttgttttcgttgcaatgtttgctgaagagttttttcatgatcccaaactccgccccctctacaagggcctagtttggtttttgccttttttttggtTTACCTCTTCTTCCTATCCATTGTTTGATATTTCTCATCTCAGAAACGGAGCGCTGCTCTTGCTGGCTGCTCCCCAGTACTCCCGTACCTGTCCCTCATGTGATTTGTTATTGTCCTTaatgtttcttggtcgggatttaactgaaactgaatttcccctcggggattaataaagtataatcaatcaatcaatttaaaaGGTATGATTGGGctcccggaccttgagtttgacacatggatCTATAACTTTACTACTGGTAGAATTAAATCTTTACATGTAAAACACATCACTTTACAATTTACTAAATCTGTTTTTGCCAATCCCATAAACTCAAAAGTAGAATTAACCAACAATTCAACTTTTAAGGACTTAAATTATATCTTGGGTTGTGTTCATCTCACAAAAGTGAAACACATTGAGAAACCAGTGAGTACACTGAGTGAAGATTCCATTAGTATAAATACAGAAGCAGCCTTATTCTTCAGCTCATagtatgcatttattttttagctagAGTCTCAAATTTGAAACAAAAGCTTAGAAGCGATGCCTGAAAGAAACGCATGCATTAACGTAGCTGAGCTTTAAATGTAAACACAAGTGGCGACCGTGGCTcgggtggtagtgggtcgtcttctgatcgagaggttgggggttcgatcccagtacctgactatgtgtcgaagtgtccttgggcaagacactgaaccctaagttgctcccagtggtcgactagcgccttgcatggcagtcctgtcccactgatGTGTgaatgtaaaagcactttgaga from Gouania willdenowi chromosome 19, fGouWil2.1, whole genome shotgun sequence includes the following:
- the smarcd2 gene encoding SWI/SNF-related matrix-associated actin-dependent regulator of chromatin subfamily D member 2, whose amino-acid sequence is MASRGGFVGLPMNPAVSPMSVGHSAGVRMPGMPQPSSGYPRSMSGGPYHQRPGMPPSRVGGPMGSMGGQLPGPSYAGSGSSPMRPGMGPMSMDASRKRFLHSPHHHQQQQQEALGGLRRSTKRRKIADKVLPQRIRDLVPESQAYMDLLAFERKLDQTIARKRMEIQEAIKKPIMQKRKLRIYISNTYTPGKPEGEEAEKVSSWELRVEGKLLEEPGKQKRKFSSFFKSLVIELDKELYGPDNHLVEWHRMPTTQETDGFQVKRPGDVSVKCTLLFMLDHQPPQYKLDSRLARLLGVHTQTRASIMQALWLYIKNNKLQDCHEKEFINCNRYFKQIFGCMRMRFSEIPMKLAGLLQHPDPIIINHSISVDPTDQKKTACYDIDVEVDDPLKGQMNSFLSSTTNQQEIAALEMKIHETIEYINQLKTERDFMLSFSNKPQDFIQEWLKSQSRDLKLMTDVTGNPEEERRTEFYQEPWVPEAVGRYIYSKLQQRRQELEQVLGIRLT
- the psmc5 gene encoding 26S proteasome regulatory subunit 8, whose product is MEVDGLDHQMEMGDSKGGSGLRQYYLSKIEELQLTVNDKSQNLRRLQAQRNELNAKVRLLREELQLLQEQGSYVGEVVRVMDKKKVLVKVHPEGKFVVDVDKNIDINDVTPNCRVALRNDSYTLHKILPNKVDPLVSLMMVEKVPDSTYEMIGGLDKQIKEIKEVIELPVKHPELFEALGIAQPKGVLLYGPPGTGKTLLARAVAHHTDCTFIRVSGSELVQKFIGEGARMVRELFVMAREHAPSIIFMDEIDSIGSSRLEGGSGGDSEVQRTMLELLNQLDGFEATKNIKVIMATNRIDILDSALLRPGRIDRKIEFPPPNEEARLDILKIHSRKMNLTRGINLRKIAELMPGASGAEVKGVCTEAGMYALRERRVHVTQEDFEMAVAKVMQKDSEKNMSIKKLWK